The proteins below are encoded in one region of Sporosarcina sp. FSL K6-1508:
- a CDS encoding YkvI family membrane protein, protein MRKSFQIAGAFIGVIVGAGFTSGQEILQFFTSFGPISIVGSLFATALFAFLGMNLTQLGSRLQTKSHQNVIYHICGRYLGLIVDIVITFFLFGVTVVMFSGAGAIFEQQFGIPSFIGSILMAVVTILTVTLSVQKVIAFISAFTPFLLLLVIVITVYSVIHFDFSSADLTGAVAAQNRGASHWFLGAILYVSYNLAAGAAMLTVMGGTIKDEKVAAWGGIIGGLGLGLLILLINISMLTQLKEIASLPMPMLFLANNINPTIGIIMAIILLGMIYNSAVGMLYAFSARIVKTETVRFKGAVTLFGTVAFGASFIGFIQLVGTVYPVMGYLGFTLIAAVIFAWVKNKRTPSKVEAIN, encoded by the coding sequence ATGAGAAAAAGTTTTCAAATCGCTGGAGCTTTTATCGGAGTAATTGTTGGAGCAGGATTTACATCTGGTCAAGAAATTTTACAATTTTTCACTAGTTTTGGACCGATTAGTATCGTTGGATCGCTTTTCGCAACTGCTTTATTTGCTTTTTTAGGAATGAACTTGACCCAGTTAGGAAGTCGTTTGCAAACAAAATCGCATCAAAATGTAATTTATCATATTTGCGGACGCTATTTAGGGCTAATCGTTGATATCGTCATCACATTTTTCCTTTTTGGTGTTACAGTTGTCATGTTTTCCGGAGCTGGTGCAATTTTTGAACAGCAATTCGGCATACCTAGTTTCATAGGAAGTATTCTTATGGCGGTTGTGACAATCTTGACAGTGACTTTGAGTGTTCAGAAAGTTATCGCATTCATTAGTGCATTCACACCATTTTTATTGTTATTAGTTATCGTAATCACCGTTTACTCGGTAATCCATTTCGATTTTTCATCTGCCGATTTAACAGGAGCGGTTGCCGCTCAAAATCGTGGCGCTTCTCATTGGTTTTTAGGTGCAATCTTGTATGTATCCTATAACTTAGCGGCTGGAGCAGCGATGCTTACGGTTATGGGGGGAACTATAAAGGATGAGAAAGTGGCCGCATGGGGAGGTATCATTGGTGGTCTAGGTCTTGGACTTCTCATCTTACTTATTAATATCTCAATGCTGACTCAGTTGAAGGAAATTGCAAGTCTGCCCATGCCAATGCTGTTTTTAGCAAATAATATAAACCCGACAATTGGCATAATCATGGCCATTATCTTATTGGGGATGATTTATAACTCAGCGGTCGGTATGTTATATGCATTTTCTGCTCGTATAGTTAAAACGGAAACTGTCCGCTTTAAAGGAGCTGTTACACTTTTTGGTACAGTGGCATTCGGCGCAAGTTTTATCGGATTCATCCAACTTGTTGGTACTGTCTATCCAGTGATGGGCTATCTTGGCTTCACATTAATTGCTGCGGTTATTTTCGCATGGGTAAAAAATAAAAGAACACCTAGTAAAGTAGAAGCAATAAATTAA
- a CDS encoding DUF3006 family protein → MYSAYLDRFTDNEKALFLVEELQKEFHIAISSLPPGSTADKWFLVEVQEDEIISIQVDVRKSAEMKQEVENRMKRLKSNKTSRFKRN, encoded by the coding sequence ATGTATTCAGCATATCTCGACCGGTTTACAGACAACGAAAAAGCACTATTTTTAGTTGAAGAATTACAGAAAGAATTTCATATCGCTATATCCTCCCTCCCCCCCGGCAGCACTGCGGATAAATGGTTTTTAGTGGAAGTTCAAGAGGATGAAATCATTTCCATCCAAGTAGACGTTAGAAAATCTGCGGAAATGAAACAAGAAGTAGAGAACAGAATGAAGCGATTAAAATCCAATAAAACCAGCCGGTTCAAACGCAACTAA
- the proB gene encoding glutamate 5-kinase, whose amino-acid sequence MEKQRIVVKIGSSSLTNVKGEIDQVKFNDHIEALAVLRKAGHEVIIVSSGAVAAGFAKLGYSSRPVTIKGKQAASAVGQGLLMQSYIEKFSMHGIVPAQILLTRIDFSNRERYRNAFSTMTELVERGIVPIINENDTVSVEELTFGDNDMLSALVSGFLHADHLIILTDINGLYDSNPRKYPLAKRLNYLEQITDDLLKGAADIGSKVGTGGMKSKLLATKTATSLGVSVFIGTGEGSNKLLTILQGGGDGTYISNPDIAKINTSRQWIVLHSESTGELYVDQGAEEAILYKGKSLLPAGVVKVKGDFHKGDVVEVFGLNGILGKGEVSYSSCELRNTIEDRNKEKEGGLVSSTVEVIHRNRWAQI is encoded by the coding sequence ATGGAAAAACAGCGGATTGTTGTGAAAATAGGGAGCAGTTCTTTAACAAATGTTAAAGGTGAAATTGATCAAGTGAAATTTAATGATCATATCGAAGCGCTTGCTGTACTGCGTAAAGCAGGACATGAAGTGATTATTGTTTCTTCTGGTGCAGTCGCAGCAGGGTTTGCAAAATTGGGCTATTCATCAAGACCTGTAACGATCAAAGGAAAACAGGCAGCTTCGGCAGTTGGCCAAGGATTATTAATGCAATCCTACATTGAAAAATTTAGTATGCATGGAATCGTACCAGCTCAGATTTTATTGACACGAATCGATTTTTCTAATCGCGAACGCTACAGGAATGCCTTTTCGACGATGACTGAACTGGTAGAGCGGGGAATCGTTCCCATTATTAATGAAAACGACACCGTCTCTGTTGAAGAACTGACTTTCGGTGACAATGATATGCTGTCAGCACTTGTTAGCGGCTTTCTCCATGCAGACCACCTTATTATTCTTACGGATATCAATGGACTATATGATTCAAATCCGCGCAAATACCCATTAGCGAAACGACTTAATTATCTCGAACAGATTACAGATGACTTACTAAAAGGTGCTGCCGATATAGGATCGAAAGTCGGGACTGGTGGCATGAAATCAAAACTGCTTGCTACAAAAACAGCAACATCACTTGGCGTTTCCGTTTTCATTGGAACGGGAGAAGGTTCGAATAAGCTACTAACGATTTTACAAGGAGGAGGCGACGGTACCTATATTTCCAATCCAGATATCGCGAAGATTAATACGAGCAGACAATGGATCGTATTGCATTCCGAATCGACAGGCGAACTTTACGTGGATCAAGGGGCGGAAGAGGCTATTTTGTATAAAGGAAAAAGCTTATTACCTGCAGGTGTTGTTAAAGTGAAGGGGGATTTTCACAAAGGTGACGTTGTTGAAGTGTTTGGCTTGAATGGAATTTTAGGTAAGGGAGAAGTAAGTTATTCTTCGTGTGAATTAAGAAACACAATTGAAGACAGAAACAAGGAAAAAGAAGGGGGATTAGTTTCATCAACAGTTGAAGTCATTCACCGGAACCGCTGGGCACAAATTTAA
- a CDS encoding GNAT family N-acetyltransferase, which yields MDVNLSIRKLETNEDMRLVQSLERAIWGLDPIPTHQTYTAAKNGGLLLGAFLGDEIVGFSYGFPGFTNGKPYLCSHMLGILPNNQLMGIGKLLKDEQRKIAKEMGYNLITWTFDPLESRNAYLNVSKLYAICDTYLVNCYGEMEDGLNKGLPSDRLQVEWWVSSERVEDKWTPQVSDYDRPFIVEKSHKGNPTLVVDSKNVLLNSVGVEVPVPEQFQLIKKNEPELALDWRLKIRTVFQTLFGSGYALVGVNRSEEGVHYYQFVKRNTIPLTIKNRGESE from the coding sequence ATGGACGTCAACCTATCCATTCGCAAATTAGAAACGAATGAAGACATGCGCCTGGTCCAATCGCTTGAACGAGCAATCTGGGGTCTTGATCCGATACCGACTCATCAAACCTATACAGCAGCGAAAAATGGAGGGTTATTGTTAGGCGCTTTCTTAGGTGATGAAATCGTTGGCTTTTCATATGGTTTTCCGGGTTTCACCAATGGTAAGCCTTATTTATGTTCGCATATGCTTGGCATTCTACCGAACAATCAACTGATGGGAATCGGAAAGTTGCTAAAGGATGAACAGCGTAAAATTGCCAAGGAAATGGGGTACAATTTGATTACTTGGACATTCGATCCATTGGAAAGTCGCAATGCTTATTTAAATGTGTCGAAACTGTACGCAATTTGCGATACTTATTTAGTGAATTGTTACGGTGAAATGGAAGATGGTTTGAACAAAGGATTACCATCAGACCGTCTTCAAGTCGAATGGTGGGTTTCGAGCGAAAGGGTCGAGGACAAGTGGACACCGCAAGTTTCCGACTATGATCGACCATTTATAGTTGAGAAATCCCATAAAGGAAATCCAACGCTAGTTGTGGATTCGAAAAATGTCCTGTTAAACAGTGTTGGTGTTGAAGTTCCAGTACCAGAACAATTTCAGTTGATCAAAAAGAATGAACCTGAACTAGCGCTCGACTGGCGATTGAAAATAAGGACTGTTTTTCAAACGTTATTTGGTTCTGGCTATGCGCTAGTAGGAGTGAATAGGTCGGAAGAAGGCGTTCATTATTATCAATTTGTAAAAAGAAACACAATTCCACTGACAATAAAAAATAGAGGAGAATCCGAATGA
- a CDS encoding GNAT family N-acetyltransferase: MGYHFEILTQEQAEEIAYNWHYDAEYAFYDIEADNEDLVEFLEPQKRGDSYFFVTKNNDAIGFFTFNNVGKNTIDIGLGMKPNLTGNGDGMEFVEAGLEFAKSKFTPEKITLSVATFNRRAIKIYRKIGFKEVDTFIQDTNGSRFEFMRMIYQC; the protein is encoded by the coding sequence TTGGGGTATCATTTTGAGATTTTGACACAAGAACAGGCGGAAGAGATTGCATATAATTGGCACTATGATGCCGAATATGCTTTTTACGATATAGAAGCGGATAATGAAGATTTAGTTGAGTTCTTAGAACCTCAAAAACGGGGTGACTCATACTTTTTTGTTACTAAAAACAACGATGCGATAGGATTCTTTACTTTTAATAACGTTGGTAAAAATACTATTGATATTGGGCTAGGGATGAAACCGAATTTAACCGGTAATGGAGATGGAATGGAATTTGTCGAAGCAGGTTTGGAGTTTGCCAAATCAAAATTCACACCAGAAAAAATAACATTATCAGTCGCAACCTTCAATCGAAGGGCTATAAAGATATATAGAAAAATTGGATTTAAAGAAGTTGATACATTTATACAGGACACAAATGGAAGTAGATTTGAATTTATGAGAATGATTTATCAATGCTAA
- a CDS encoding LCP family glycopolymer transferase encodes MNRTDMKKMKKRKKWPWVIAVIGLIIGGFALSVYFDLTSTLKGMYKPIDRELSEKREEGIALGKQDPFSVLVLGVDEREGDKGRSDTMIVLAVNPKLKTTKMISIPRDTYTEIVGHGTTDKLNHAYAFGGIQMSLDSVENLLDIPIDYVMEVNMEGFQTIVDTVGGVSVNNPFDFTQDSIHYAAGEITLDGKEALSYVRMRKGDPNGDFGRQERQKQVIEGVLHEGTSLKSLLKYRSVFNALGDNVKTNMTFDEMVDVQKNYRDAAGKVEQLHFENGEGKRMNGNIWYYIMDETELLGITTALKQHLELN; translated from the coding sequence ATGAATCGAACAGATATGAAGAAGATGAAGAAACGGAAAAAATGGCCATGGGTTATAGCAGTGATTGGTCTTATAATAGGCGGTTTTGCTTTGAGTGTTTATTTCGACTTGACGTCTACATTGAAAGGCATGTATAAACCGATTGACCGTGAATTATCGGAGAAGCGAGAAGAAGGAATTGCCTTGGGTAAACAGGATCCCTTTTCAGTACTCGTTTTGGGAGTCGATGAACGTGAAGGCGATAAAGGTCGCTCGGATACTATGATTGTTTTGGCAGTCAATCCTAAGTTAAAAACAACAAAGATGATCAGTATTCCTAGAGATACGTATACAGAAATAGTAGGTCATGGTACCACGGACAAGCTAAATCACGCATATGCTTTTGGTGGCATTCAGATGTCGCTGGATTCGGTCGAAAATCTATTGGATATTCCAATTGACTATGTTATGGAAGTCAATATGGAAGGGTTCCAAACAATTGTCGATACCGTCGGTGGTGTGAGCGTAAATAATCCTTTTGATTTTACACAGGACTCAATTCATTATGCTGCTGGGGAGATTACGTTGGATGGTAAAGAAGCATTATCGTATGTACGGATGCGTAAAGGAGATCCCAACGGTGACTTTGGACGACAAGAACGTCAGAAACAGGTGATCGAGGGTGTATTGCATGAAGGGACTTCCTTGAAAAGCTTGTTAAAATACCGTAGTGTCTTCAACGCATTGGGTGACAATGTAAAAACAAATATGACTTTCGATGAAATGGTCGACGTTCAGAAGAACTACCGTGATGCCGCAGGTAAAGTCGAACAGCTTCACTTTGAAAACGGCGAAGGCAAGCGAATGAACGGAAATATATGGTACTATATTATGGATGAAACAGAATTACTAGGAATTACGACTGCCTTAAAACAACATCTGGAACTGAATTAA
- a CDS encoding glutamate-5-semialdehyde dehydrogenase has translation MSEIHLKGRAAKEVSYSLVNVTTDQKIKALALIAEQLMADQVSILSENEKDLDDGKAKGLTDAILDRILLTEKRIKDMASAIHLLIELQDPIGETVETIEKENGLLIEMKRVPIGVIGMIYEARPNVTVDAAALALKTGNAVILRGSSSAQYSNKALIKSIHTALDKSEIPKMSIQLIEDTSRETAKKLFRLNEYLDVLIPRGGKTLIETVIREATVPVIQTGAGNCHIYIDETAEQEMATNIALNAKIQRPSVCNAIETILIHKKWFNQYGTELINKLQRNDVEIFGDEIVVRECENVQVASESDWSTEYLGLTVSIKIVRGLDEAIAHITQYGTKHSEAIITSNEENAVIFLNSIDAAAVYHNASTRFTDGFEFGYGAEIGISTQKLHARGPMGLKALTTTKYVIRGNGQVRE, from the coding sequence ATGAGCGAGATACACTTAAAAGGGAGAGCTGCAAAAGAAGTAAGTTATTCGTTGGTGAACGTCACAACCGATCAAAAAATCAAGGCATTAGCGTTGATTGCCGAACAATTAATGGCTGATCAAGTGTCCATTCTATCTGAAAATGAGAAGGATTTGGATGATGGAAAAGCAAAAGGGCTAACGGATGCAATTCTTGATCGCATTCTGCTCACCGAAAAACGAATAAAAGATATGGCAAGCGCGATTCATTTATTAATCGAATTACAAGATCCGATTGGTGAAACAGTCGAAACCATTGAAAAAGAGAATGGCTTGCTAATTGAAATGAAGCGGGTACCGATCGGAGTTATCGGTATGATTTATGAAGCAAGACCGAATGTCACTGTTGATGCGGCAGCACTTGCTCTTAAAACAGGTAACGCGGTCATTTTACGGGGAAGCTCCTCTGCGCAATATTCAAACAAGGCGCTTATAAAGTCGATTCATACAGCTCTTGATAAAAGTGAAATTCCAAAAATGTCAATCCAGTTAATTGAAGACACAAGCAGAGAAACTGCAAAGAAACTGTTTCGGCTAAATGAATACTTGGATGTGCTCATTCCAAGGGGAGGTAAAACACTTATTGAAACAGTAATCCGCGAAGCGACAGTACCGGTCATTCAAACGGGGGCGGGAAATTGTCACATCTATATTGACGAAACAGCAGAGCAGGAAATGGCTACAAATATTGCATTGAATGCAAAGATACAGCGCCCATCTGTTTGCAATGCGATTGAGACCATCTTAATTCATAAGAAATGGTTTAACCAATATGGAACAGAGCTTATCAATAAATTACAGAGGAACGATGTCGAGATTTTCGGGGACGAAATTGTCGTTCGGGAATGTGAAAATGTGCAAGTTGCATCCGAATCTGATTGGTCGACGGAGTATTTGGGGTTAACAGTTAGTATTAAGATAGTCAGGGGTCTTGATGAAGCAATTGCACATATTACTCAATATGGAACAAAGCATTCCGAAGCCATTATTACTAGTAATGAAGAGAATGCTGTGATTTTCTTGAATTCGATCGATGCTGCAGCTGTGTATCATAATGCTTCTACCCGATTTACAGATGGCTTCGAATTTGGCTATGGGGCAGAAATCGGTATCAGCACGCAGAAGTTACATGCGAGGGGTCCGATGGGATTAAAGGCGTTGACGACAACGAAATATGTCATTCGTGGGAATGGGCAAGTAAGGGAATAA
- a CDS encoding MurR/RpiR family transcriptional regulator → MKLKDLIHEYYDQLSKSQKKVATYIIDNPRNIAMSTAQEIGSSIGVSETTVIRFCYSLHLSGYGELQKVIREQLLFQESSFTTYQKSKLELEQAPHFFTKVMERDRIAIGETMKQIKEEDYEKAIEQLSQAETIYILGLRSSYTAANWLSYTLGLVKGNVRLLRPETEDVIQTLSQMNDKSVVIAISFHRYLKETIQIAQLAHRQQAFIIGITDSMLAPIHAFSDLLFPIYSPNKSTLDATASLFSFMNAIIAGLSVQEKDSFEKRRETYQSIPSDFLFVEGVD, encoded by the coding sequence ATGAAATTAAAAGACCTGATTCACGAGTATTACGACCAACTGTCAAAAAGCCAGAAAAAAGTCGCGACTTATATAATCGATAACCCAAGAAATATTGCGATGTCTACGGCACAAGAAATTGGGTCGAGCATCGGTGTCAGCGAAACGACAGTCATTCGCTTTTGCTATAGCCTGCATCTCTCTGGTTATGGCGAACTACAAAAGGTCATCCGTGAACAATTGCTATTTCAAGAGAGTAGCTTCACAACATATCAGAAATCTAAACTGGAACTTGAACAGGCACCGCATTTTTTCACAAAAGTGATGGAGCGAGATCGTATAGCGATTGGAGAGACGATGAAACAAATTAAAGAAGAGGACTACGAAAAGGCAATCGAGCAGCTCTCTCAAGCAGAAACCATTTATATTCTTGGCCTTCGCTCTTCGTATACCGCAGCCAATTGGCTCTCATACACGCTTGGTTTAGTGAAAGGAAATGTCAGACTGTTACGACCAGAAACGGAGGATGTAATCCAAACGCTCAGTCAAATGAACGATAAGTCCGTCGTTATCGCCATTTCGTTTCATCGATACTTGAAAGAAACAATTCAAATTGCGCAATTGGCACATAGACAACAAGCTTTCATTATCGGCATTACTGATTCTATGTTAGCCCCAATTCATGCATTCAGTGATTTGTTATTTCCAATTTATTCGCCTAACAAGTCGACGCTCGATGCAACGGCTTCTCTATTTTCATTCATGAATGCAATTATTGCAGGATTGTCCGTGCAGGAGAAGGACAGTTTCGAAAAAAGACGTGAAACGTATCAATCGATACCAAGCGATTTCTTATTTGTTGAAGGAGTTGATTGA
- a CDS encoding transcription repressor NadR — MNENEKILGDERRQLIIDTLQTSDKPITGRILGEMTNVSRQVIVGDITLLKARNEPIVATSQGYIYMHVQAGPQRIEKTIVCKHTPDQTMEELNILVDNGVTVKDVKIEHPVYGDLSASIMVSNRNEVKEFIKRIKEADAIYLSKLTEGGIHLHTVVADDKAHIKNAEEALRKADILVE, encoded by the coding sequence ATGAATGAAAATGAAAAAATTCTTGGGGATGAGCGTCGCCAGCTTATCATCGATACATTACAGACATCTGATAAACCGATTACAGGAAGAATTCTTGGAGAAATGACTAATGTCAGCCGTCAAGTGATTGTCGGGGATATTACATTGCTGAAGGCAAGAAATGAACCGATTGTCGCAACAAGTCAGGGCTATATTTATATGCATGTGCAAGCGGGACCCCAGAGAATCGAAAAGACGATTGTTTGCAAACATACTCCGGACCAAACGATGGAGGAATTGAACATCCTTGTCGATAATGGTGTTACTGTGAAGGACGTCAAAATCGAGCATCCAGTCTATGGAGATCTTAGTGCTTCAATCATGGTTTCCAATCGGAATGAAGTAAAAGAATTCATCAAGCGAATCAAAGAGGCAGATGCTATTTACTTATCGAAGTTAACAGAAGGTGGTATACATCTGCATACGGTAGTTGCGGACGACAAAGCACATATCAAAAATGCGGAAGAAGCACTTAGAAAAGCTGATATTCTCGTCGAATGA
- the menC gene encoding o-succinylbenzoate synthase: protein MIIKEINIRKMKMRMKHPFTTSFGTFQDKDFLLLEVKDELGNTGWGESVAFHSPWYSEETLETNLHMIRDFLIPIVLGREIGHPDEVSELFAAIRRNNMAKSTVEGAIWDLYAKRNELTLAQALGGERDKIEVGISIGIHENIANLVETVRGFVEEGYKRIKVKIKPGYDIEVIRVLRKNFPDVSLMADANSAYTLEDIELLKQLDEFNLTMIEQPLASDDIIDHAKLQKQLKTPICLDESIHSLEDTRKAIELGSTQIINIKIGRVGGLTEAKKIHDYCMERQIPVWCGGMLESGIGRAHNVALTTLPNFILPGDTAGSSRYWEEDVITPEVVVEDGYITVPTAYGIGYEPNLRAMDKFTVEEIHYKAE, encoded by the coding sequence ATGATCATAAAAGAAATCAACATCCGAAAAATGAAAATGAGAATGAAGCACCCGTTCACAACTAGTTTTGGTACGTTCCAAGACAAAGATTTTCTGTTACTTGAAGTGAAAGATGAGTTGGGTAATACAGGGTGGGGGGAGTCGGTGGCATTTCACTCGCCTTGGTACAGCGAAGAAACACTGGAAACAAACCTACATATGATCCGGGATTTTCTGATACCTATCGTATTAGGAAGGGAAATCGGGCATCCCGACGAAGTAAGTGAATTGTTCGCTGCGATTCGCAGAAACAATATGGCAAAGTCCACTGTGGAAGGTGCTATTTGGGATCTCTATGCAAAGCGTAACGAATTGACATTGGCGCAGGCTCTTGGTGGCGAACGCGATAAAATTGAAGTGGGTATCAGTATCGGAATCCATGAAAATATTGCTAATCTGGTCGAAACGGTACGTGGTTTTGTGGAAGAGGGATATAAGCGAATTAAAGTTAAAATTAAACCTGGCTATGATATTGAAGTGATACGCGTGCTTAGAAAAAACTTTCCAGATGTTTCACTAATGGCAGATGCCAATTCGGCCTATACCTTAGAAGACATCGAACTTCTCAAACAGCTGGATGAATTTAACTTGACGATGATTGAACAACCGCTCGCTTCAGACGATATTATCGACCATGCGAAATTACAAAAACAATTGAAAACACCAATCTGTTTGGATGAAAGCATTCACTCCCTTGAAGATACACGAAAAGCGATTGAACTTGGTAGTACGCAAATCATTAACATTAAAATCGGTCGTGTTGGAGGTCTTACTGAAGCGAAGAAAATTCATGATTATTGCATGGAACGTCAAATACCTGTTTGGTGCGGCGGAATGCTGGAATCAGGAATCGGTCGTGCGCATAATGTAGCGCTTACAACACTTCCAAACTTCATCTTACCAGGGGACACCGCTGGATCCTCACGTTACTGGGAGGAAGACGTTATTACTCCAGAAGTTGTCGTGGAGGACGGTTATATTACTGTTCCAACCGCCTATGGTATAGGTTACGAACCGAATTTAAGAGCTATGGATAAATTCACGGTAGAGGAGATTCATTACAAAGCTGAATGA
- a CDS encoding M20 peptidase aminoacylase family protein — translation MKAVLQEMKPIVEKVFNHLHSNPEISWQEIETTRYLQQLLESEGFQVTTFDDSTGLVATVGSGNPCIGLRTDIDALWQEVDGVFQANHSCGHDAHMTIAIGALLVLKKLRYPKTGRLKVIFQPAEEKGTGALSFVEKGIVDDIDYLYGVHLRPIQEIGHGYASPAIMHGAAKMIKGTIVGTDAHGARPQLGQNAIEVMALLVQAIHSIHVDPMVPHSAKMTMFQAGGESANIIPGSAVFSLDLRAQTNVVMDKLMNLVDKAISSVAELSDVIINYEIIAEIAAAQVDDTAVELMAQAIRETVGEQFLVPPLVTPGGEDFHYYTLKRPSVKATMLGLGCDLTPGLHHPNMTFNQNSILTGIEILVRTVIHSFGQLERRK, via the coding sequence ATGAAGGCAGTGTTACAAGAAATGAAGCCGATTGTTGAAAAGGTTTTTAACCATTTACACTCAAATCCTGAAATTAGTTGGCAGGAAATTGAGACGACTAGGTATTTGCAACAATTGTTAGAGAGTGAAGGATTTCAAGTTACTACATTCGACGATTCAACGGGACTTGTAGCAACAGTGGGGTCTGGCAATCCTTGTATTGGACTTCGAACAGATATCGATGCACTCTGGCAGGAAGTGGATGGGGTCTTTCAAGCGAACCACTCATGCGGACATGATGCGCATATGACGATTGCAATTGGCGCTTTACTCGTTTTGAAAAAGCTTAGGTATCCGAAAACCGGACGACTAAAAGTGATTTTTCAACCAGCTGAGGAAAAAGGGACGGGCGCATTATCATTTGTGGAAAAAGGGATCGTTGACGATATCGACTATTTGTATGGTGTCCATCTCCGTCCGATTCAAGAAATCGGTCATGGCTACGCATCCCCAGCCATTATGCATGGTGCTGCAAAAATGATTAAAGGGACAATCGTGGGGACGGATGCGCATGGAGCAAGACCGCAACTTGGACAAAACGCCATAGAAGTGATGGCACTTCTCGTACAGGCAATTCACTCCATTCACGTTGACCCAATGGTCCCGCATTCTGCAAAAATGACGATGTTCCAAGCGGGTGGAGAGTCAGCCAACATCATTCCTGGAAGTGCAGTATTTAGTCTGGATTTACGCGCCCAAACAAACGTGGTTATGGACAAATTGATGAATTTAGTTGATAAAGCGATTAGTTCGGTTGCAGAACTGTCTGATGTTATCATTAATTATGAAATAATCGCGGAAATTGCAGCTGCCCAAGTCGATGACACTGCTGTCGAACTGATGGCACAAGCGATAAGGGAAACAGTCGGGGAACAATTTTTGGTACCGCCTCTTGTCACACCAGGCGGAGAAGACTTCCATTACTACACATTAAAAAGACCTTCTGTCAAAGCGACAATGCTCGGTCTTGGCTGCGACTTAACGCCAGGCCTTCATCATCCCAACATGACATTCAATCAAAATAGTATACTGACTGGAATTGAAATACTCGTTCGAACGGTCATCCATTCATTCGGGCAGTTAGAGAGAAGGAAGTGA